The DNA sequence GAACAGGCCACCGAACAAGTCTCCGATTCCGCCTCCACCGGAGGTGTCGGCATTGCCGAAGAGGTCATTCAGGTTGAACTCGGCGCTGTTGTTGCTGCCACCGCCAAATCCACCGCCACTGCCAAATCCGTTGTCGCCAAATCGCCGTCCGTACCCGCCACCGGCGAAGAGCCGACGGGTCTCGTCGTACTCCTTGCGCTTGGCCGTGTCCGACAGCACATCCTTGGCCTCGCTGACGGCCTTGTACCGATCTTCGGCGGCCTGGTTACCCGGGTTGCGGTCCGGGTGATTCTCGGCCAGCAGCTTGCGCGCGGCCTTCTTGATCTCGTCTTGGGTCGCGGTGGAGGAGATGCCGAGCTCCTTGTAGAAGTCTTTCTCGACCCATTCACGTTGCGTCACCCGACATCACCTCCTTCGCGTCCATCGGGTCGTGCTGTGCAGTTCTTACTCTGATTCTGTCTTGGATTGCGTTTCGGCACCCGCTGTTTCGGGCTGATCCTGCGCCGTGTCGCCGCTTTCCGGCGTGGCCGGATCTTTCGGGCTGCCGTCGGTCACCACGACCATCGCGGTCCGGAGTACCCGATCGCCCATCTGATAGCCCTTGCGCAGCACCGCGGCCAGTACGGGGTGGCCATCCTGGCCATCGTGCTGAACCGCCTCGTGTAACGAGGGATCGAAGTCGTCCCCCTCGGCACCGAATGTCACCAACCCCAGCCCTTCAAAAGCTGCGGTCAGCTTGTCCGAAACACTGCGCAGCGGACCTGATTCCAGGTCGCCATGCTCCCGAGCGCGGTCGAGGTCATCGAGCACGCCCAGCAGCTGAGTGACCACGGATGCCTTGGCCGAATCGATGACGGCCTGCCGGTCCCGTTCCACCCGCTTGCGGTAGTTGGCGAAGTCGGCGTGCGCACGCTGCAG is a window from the Mycobacteroides salmoniphilum genome containing:
- the grpE gene encoding nucleotide exchange factor GrpE yields the protein MTPSGGQDRDDEREPVTVTDKRRIDPNTGAVREEAKVAGAAGSATSNPEKQAATAEPGASAPGAAASEGESDVDAKVAELTADLQRAHADFANYRKRVERDRQAVIDSAKASVVTQLLGVLDDLDRAREHGDLESGPLRSVSDKLTAAFEGLGLVTFGAEGDDFDPSLHEAVQHDGQDGHPVLAAVLRKGYQMGDRVLRTAMVVVTDGSPKDPATPESGDTAQDQPETAGAETQSKTESE